The following are encoded in a window of Dysidea avara chromosome 4, odDysAvar1.4, whole genome shotgun sequence genomic DNA:
- the LOC136254689 gene encoding uncharacterized protein isoform X2 — protein MKELCGCGFKAIAILCWMILIDYTSATSCIDHATVQQKGTDRFASLSQVIVPRTNFTCNGRITGITASMIKIYSDGTDPYLQVWHPTSPRVGIFDKVDEVQLVESEVVQVGNGSDKYWFLNMSLIESDRIEFEAGDAIGYYHPTRSRYNVWSIRIAGYRAYRNNMPDSELLNTFNLNNYVSIDNRRPLIQIKMDIRCDILSTPSDGGMSCSSGRGGVGYEGDTCSFTCNTGYELTGSDNRTCQSNGSWSGTQTSCEQGCLASINVYQGGVDQLRVDRQLIIPYVNCSNSDGRITHITASLSLNNSGSEYPSFQVWRPMSGDPSVYERIGDEIVLEDSEVRAMDGYWLAEIVAGDNDRIEFKSGDVIGCYHPSNVRYQVNTISGNGSSIHDCDGGNMTTVNTSSESCIENIQQLLLQILFDVRCDILSTPSNGGMSCSSGRVGVGYEGDTCSFTCNTGYELTGSDTRTCQSNGSWNGATTCNDKVRVQQRGNNRFGSPRQVIVPRANFTCSGRITGITASLHRVYSDGTDPYFELWHPTSHDLGVFDKVDEVQLVESKVIQIGHDPNDDFTYWVVNITLNDDDRIEFEAGDVIGYYHPARSRYNVWSITTSGYRGFANNFTTPLSTINLNTQYITGSNVQPLIQFTIDIRCDNLSTPSNGGMSCSSGRVGVGYEGDTCSFTCNTGYELTGSDNRTCQSNGSWSGKAITCPKSTNNTLSSVTSNIVTFNSAISSASISVITAVAPSVVLPTSNTIIESSTVPSSDHSIVTLSNVFLPTSSDVSNDNRNMDTSGIDDTNITPIIVGPVLAVVCILIVLSTVCVCVFLCLRKQSKQKQYDVNLKAATHYHLFELSNPSYEYIDDNQTKTNDHLPATSDSIIVHNPIPVSDYEMPAKSLERARAAGMSFSFPNDYSEPLFDSQATPTVPFNEYSSPLDTVQPLQPARQVFIPSTSVVGYSVAFVPPSCNLKLLLAQIKQANAKMVSSKNISTIRELGCGEFGVVTLATWSDDGTSKEVAVKTLNHHASSADKIKFFQEAAIMAQFFHDNIIRLYGIVSKDPVMIVLEYAKKGDLRNYLIELQPDTQEGEKVPDTVPPLLLKFAREIAAGMNYLSNKNFVHRDLAARNVLLTEQEVCKIADFGMSRDLEDDSYYITSGGKIPAKWTAPEALQHRKYSTFSDVWSFGCVLFEIWSLGCKPFADTPVQDVLNVLRSGYRLPPPSGCPKLIYKLMIRCWHPHPKSRPASVLIVKYLNKPDEELLHISDEDIQQCGEAAVGLGNTLLHNCEELYHELQSAYKNYS, from the exons ATGAAGGAGCTGTGTGGATGTGGTTTTAAGGCCATTGCCATCTTGTGCTGGATGATATTGATTGACTATACAA GTGCAACAAGTTGTATTGACCATGCCACAGTGCAGCAAAAAGGGACAGACAGATTTGCTTCTTTAAGTCAAGTTATTGTTCCACGTACTAACTTTACATGCAATGGTAGAATAACTGGTATAACTGCTAGTATGATAAAAATATATAGTGATGGCACTGATCCTTATTTACAAGTGTGGCATCCAACATCTCCTCGTGTTGGTATATTTGATAAAGTGGATGAAGTTCAGTTAGTAGAAAGTGAAGTAGTACAAGTTGGTAATGGCAGTGATAAATACTGGTTTTTAAACATGTCTCTTATTGAAAGTGACAGAATTGAGTTTGAAGCTGGAGATGCCATAGGATATTATCATCCAACTAGATCACGTTATAATGTATGGAGTATTCGAATTGCAGGATACAGGGCTTATCGTAATAATATGCCAGATAGCGAATTACTAAATACATTTaatttaaataattatgttTCAATAGATAACAGGAGACCACTGATACAGATAAAAATGG ACATTCGATGTGATATCCTATCAACACCATCCGATGGAGGAATGtcatgtagttctggtagaggaggagtgggttatgagggagacacttgtagttttacatgtaacactggttatgagctaactggtagtgacaataggacctgtcagagtaatggaAGTTGGAGTGGCACTCAAACTTCATGTGAACAAG GTTGTTTAGCAAGTATCAATGTTTATCAAGGAGGAGTTGACCAGTTAAGAGTTGATAGACAATTGATCATTCCATATGTTAACTGTAGTAACAGTGATGGAAGAATAACACATATTACTGCTAGTCTATCACTAAATAATAGTGGTAGTGAGTATCCTAGCTTTCAAGTGTGGCGTCCCATGTCAGGTGATCCCAGTGTTTATGAAAGAATTGGTGATGAAATTGTATTAGAAGATAGTGAAGTAAGAGCAATGGATGGGTACTGGTTAGCAGAGATAGTTGCTGGTGATAATGATAGGATAGAGTTTAAGTCAGGAGATGTTATTGGATGTTATCATCCATCTAATGTACGTTATCAAGTTAATACTATTAGTGGTAATGGATCAAGTATTCATGATTGTGATGGAGGGAATATGACTACTGTTAATACTAGCAGTGAAAGTTGTATTGAAAATATTCAACAGCTACTACTTCAAATACTATTTG ATGTCCGATGTGATATCCTATCAACACCATCCAATGGAGGAATGtcatgtagttctggtagagtaggagtgggttatgagggagacacttgtagtttcacatgtaacactggttatgagctaactggtagtgacactaggacctgtcagagtaatggaAGTTGGAATG GTGCAACAACTTGTAATGACAAAGTCAGAGTTCAACAAAGAGGAAATAACAGATTTGGTTCACCACGTCAAGTAATTGTCCCACGTGCCAACTTCACCTGTAGTGGTAGAATAACTGGTATAACTGCTAGTTTACATCGAGTGTACAGTGATGGAACCGATCCTTATTTTGAGTTGTGGCATCcaacatcacatgatcttgGTGTATTTGATAAAGTGGATGAAGTTCAATTAGTAGAAAGTAAAGTAATTCAAATTGGTCATGATCCAAATGATGATTTCACTTACTGGGTAGTAAATATAACTCTTAATGATGATGACAGAATTGAGTTTGAAGCTGGAGATGTTATAGGATATTATCATCCAGCTAGATCACGTTATAATGTATGGAGTATTACAACTTCAGGATATAGAGGTTTTGCTAATAATTTCACAACTCCATTAAGTACCATCAACTTAAATACTCAATATATTACTGGAAGTAATGTGCAGCCATTGATACAATTTACAATCG aCATCCGATGTGATAACCTATCGACACCATCCAATGGAGGAATGtcatgtagttctggtagagTGGGAGTAGGTTATgagggagacacttgtagtttcacatgtaacactggttatgagctaactggtagtgacaataggacctgtcagagtaatggaAGTTGGAGTGGTAAAGCAATCACATGCCCAAAAA GTACAAATAACACCTTAAGCAGTGTTACTAGTAACATAGTGACTTTCAACAGTGCTATTAGCAGTGCTTCCATATCTGTCATCACTGCAGTTGCACCCAGTGTTGTTTTGCCAACTTCTAATACCATAATTGAGTCAAGCACTGTTCCTTCATCTGATCACAGTATAGTAACTTTAAGTAATGTGTTTTTACCAACTTCTAGTGATGTCAGTAATGACAATAGAAACATGGATACAAGTGGTATTGATGACACTAATATAACTCCCATCATCGTTGGACCAGTATTAGCTGTAGTCTGTATTCTTATAGTACTGTCtactgtttgtgtttgtgtcttTTTGTGTCTGAGAAAACAGAGCAAACAAAAGCAGTATGATGTCAATTTGAAAGCAG CAACACATTACCATTTGTTTGAGTTATCCAATCCAAGCTATGAATATATTGATGATAATCAG ACCAAGACAAATGATCATTTACCTGCAACAAGTGacagtattattgtacataatCCAATACCAGTTAGTGATTACGAAATGCCGGCCAAATCATTGGAACGAGCTAGAGCTGCTGGCATGTCTTTCTCATTTCCAAATGACTACAGTGAACCACTGTTTGATAGTCAAGCCACACCAACAGTACCATTTAATGAATATTCTTCTCCTCTGGATACTGTACAGCCATTGCAACCTGCTCGACAGGTTTTTATTCCAAGTACTAGTGTTGTAGGATATTCTGTAGCATTTGTACCACCTTCATGTAACTTGAAGCTGCTGTTAGCTCAAATAAAACAAGCTAATGCTAAAATGGTATCATCAAAGAATATAAG TACAATAAGAGAACTGGGATGTGGAGAATTTGGTGTAGTTACTTTGGCAACATGGTCAGATGATGGCACATCAAAAGAGGTTGCAGTAAAAACTCTTAACCATCATGCTTCTTCAGCAGATAAGATAAAATTCTTCCAAGAGGCTGCCATAATGGCTCAGTTTTTTCATGACAACATCATTAGACTATATGGCATAGTATCAAAAGATCCTGTAATGATTGTGCTGGAGTATGCTAAGAAGGGAGACCTCAGAAATTATTTAATTGAGCTACAACCTGA TACACAGGAAGGTGAAAAGGTTCCAGACACAGTACCCCCACTACTGTTAAAGTTTGCCAGAGAGATTGCAGCAGGAATGAACTATCTTTCAAATAAAAACTTTGTACACCGTGACTTAGCAGCTAGGAATGTATTACTGACTGAACAAGAAGTCTGCAAG ATTGCTGATTTTGGTATGTCAAGAGATCTAGAAGATGACAGTTACTACATCACATCTGGAGGGAAGATCCCTGCCAAATGGACAGCTCCAGAA GCCCTCCAACATAGAAAGTATTCAACcttcagtgatgtttggagTTTTGGTTGTGTACTCTTTGAGATATGGAGCTTAGGATGTAAACCTTTTGCAGATACTCCTGTTCAAGAT GTTCTTAATGTACTCAGAAGTGGTTACAGGCTTCCTCCACCATCAGGATGTCCCAAGTTGATATACAAATTAATGATTCGTTGTTG GCACCCACATCCCAAAAGTCGTCCAGCTTCTGTACTAATTGTCAAGTACCTCAATAAACCAGATGAAGAACTGTTACACATCAGTGATGAAGATATTCAACAATGTGGAGAAGCTGCTGTTGGATTGGGAAATACATTATTACATAATTGTGAAGAGCTGTATCATGAATTGCAGTCAGCCTATAAAAATTATAGCTGA
- the LOC136254689 gene encoding uncharacterized protein isoform X3, producing MKELCGCGFKAIAILCWMILIDYTSATSCIDHATVQQKGTDRFASLSQVIVPRTNFTCNGRITGITASMIKIYSDGTDPYLQVWHPTSPRVGIFDKVDEVQLVESEVVQVGNGSDKYWFLNMSLIESDRIEFEAGDAIGYYHPTRSRYNVWSIRIAGYRAYRNNMPDSELLNTFNLNNYVSIDNRRPLIQIKMDIRCDILSTPSDGGMSCSSGRGGVGYEGDTCSFTCNTGYELTGSDNRTCQSNGSWSGTQTSCEQGCLASINVYQGGVDQLRVDRQLIIPYVNCSNSDGRITHITASLSLNNSGSEYPSFQVWRPMSGDPSVYERIGDEIVLEDSEVRAMDGYWLAEIVAGDNDRIEFKSGDVIGCYHPSNVRYQVNTISGNGSSIHDCDGGNMTTVNTSSESCIENIQQLLLQILFDVRCDILSTPSNGGMSCSSGRVGVGYEGDTCSFTCNTGYELTGSDTRTCQSNGSWNGTVSICRKGATTCNDKVRVQQRGNNRFGSPRQVIVPRANFTCSGRITGITASLHRVYSDGTDPYFELWHPTSHDLGVFDKVDEVQLVESKVIQIGHDPNDDFTYWVVNITLNDDDRIEFEAGDVIGYYHPARSRYNVWSITTSGYRGFANNFTTPLSTINLNTQYITGSNVQPLIQFTIDIRCDNLSTPSNGGMSCSSGRVGVGYEGDTCSFTCNTGYELTGSDNRTCQSNGSWSGKAITCPKSTNNTLSSVTSNIVTFNSAISSASISVITAVAPSVVLPTSNTIIESSTVPSSDHSIVTLSNVFLPTSSDVSNDNRNMDTSGIDDTNITPIIVGPVLAVVCILIVLSTVCVCVFLCLRKQSKQKQYDVNLKAATHYHLFELSNPSYEYIDDNQTKTNDHLPATSDSIIVHNPIPVSDYEMPAKSLERARAAGMSFSFPNDYSEPLFDSQATPTVPFNEYSSPLDTVQPLQPARQVFIPSTSVVGYSVAFVPPSCNLKLLLAQIKQANAKMVSSKNISTIRELGCGEFGVVTLATWSDDGTSKEVAVKTLNHHASSADKIKFFQEAAIMAQFFHDNIIRLYGIVSKDPVMIVLEYAKKGDLRNYLIELQPDTQEGEKVPDTVPPLLLKFAREIAAGMNYLSNKNFVHRDLAARNVLLTEQEVCKIADFGMSRDLEDDSYYITSGGKIPAKWTAPEVLNVLRSGYRLPPPSGCPKLIYKLMIRCWHPHPKSRPASVLIVKYLNKPDEELLHISDEDIQQCGEAAVGLGNTLLHNCEELYHELQSAYKNYS from the exons ATGAAGGAGCTGTGTGGATGTGGTTTTAAGGCCATTGCCATCTTGTGCTGGATGATATTGATTGACTATACAA GTGCAACAAGTTGTATTGACCATGCCACAGTGCAGCAAAAAGGGACAGACAGATTTGCTTCTTTAAGTCAAGTTATTGTTCCACGTACTAACTTTACATGCAATGGTAGAATAACTGGTATAACTGCTAGTATGATAAAAATATATAGTGATGGCACTGATCCTTATTTACAAGTGTGGCATCCAACATCTCCTCGTGTTGGTATATTTGATAAAGTGGATGAAGTTCAGTTAGTAGAAAGTGAAGTAGTACAAGTTGGTAATGGCAGTGATAAATACTGGTTTTTAAACATGTCTCTTATTGAAAGTGACAGAATTGAGTTTGAAGCTGGAGATGCCATAGGATATTATCATCCAACTAGATCACGTTATAATGTATGGAGTATTCGAATTGCAGGATACAGGGCTTATCGTAATAATATGCCAGATAGCGAATTACTAAATACATTTaatttaaataattatgttTCAATAGATAACAGGAGACCACTGATACAGATAAAAATGG ACATTCGATGTGATATCCTATCAACACCATCCGATGGAGGAATGtcatgtagttctggtagaggaggagtgggttatgagggagacacttgtagttttacatgtaacactggttatgagctaactggtagtgacaataggacctgtcagagtaatggaAGTTGGAGTGGCACTCAAACTTCATGTGAACAAG GTTGTTTAGCAAGTATCAATGTTTATCAAGGAGGAGTTGACCAGTTAAGAGTTGATAGACAATTGATCATTCCATATGTTAACTGTAGTAACAGTGATGGAAGAATAACACATATTACTGCTAGTCTATCACTAAATAATAGTGGTAGTGAGTATCCTAGCTTTCAAGTGTGGCGTCCCATGTCAGGTGATCCCAGTGTTTATGAAAGAATTGGTGATGAAATTGTATTAGAAGATAGTGAAGTAAGAGCAATGGATGGGTACTGGTTAGCAGAGATAGTTGCTGGTGATAATGATAGGATAGAGTTTAAGTCAGGAGATGTTATTGGATGTTATCATCCATCTAATGTACGTTATCAAGTTAATACTATTAGTGGTAATGGATCAAGTATTCATGATTGTGATGGAGGGAATATGACTACTGTTAATACTAGCAGTGAAAGTTGTATTGAAAATATTCAACAGCTACTACTTCAAATACTATTTG ATGTCCGATGTGATATCCTATCAACACCATCCAATGGAGGAATGtcatgtagttctggtagagtaggagtgggttatgagggagacacttgtagtttcacatgtaacactggttatgagctaactggtagtgacactaggacctgtcagagtaatggaAGTTGGAATGGTACAGTTTCTATATGTAGAAAAG GTGCAACAACTTGTAATGACAAAGTCAGAGTTCAACAAAGAGGAAATAACAGATTTGGTTCACCACGTCAAGTAATTGTCCCACGTGCCAACTTCACCTGTAGTGGTAGAATAACTGGTATAACTGCTAGTTTACATCGAGTGTACAGTGATGGAACCGATCCTTATTTTGAGTTGTGGCATCcaacatcacatgatcttgGTGTATTTGATAAAGTGGATGAAGTTCAATTAGTAGAAAGTAAAGTAATTCAAATTGGTCATGATCCAAATGATGATTTCACTTACTGGGTAGTAAATATAACTCTTAATGATGATGACAGAATTGAGTTTGAAGCTGGAGATGTTATAGGATATTATCATCCAGCTAGATCACGTTATAATGTATGGAGTATTACAACTTCAGGATATAGAGGTTTTGCTAATAATTTCACAACTCCATTAAGTACCATCAACTTAAATACTCAATATATTACTGGAAGTAATGTGCAGCCATTGATACAATTTACAATCG aCATCCGATGTGATAACCTATCGACACCATCCAATGGAGGAATGtcatgtagttctggtagagTGGGAGTAGGTTATgagggagacacttgtagtttcacatgtaacactggttatgagctaactggtagtgacaataggacctgtcagagtaatggaAGTTGGAGTGGTAAAGCAATCACATGCCCAAAAA GTACAAATAACACCTTAAGCAGTGTTACTAGTAACATAGTGACTTTCAACAGTGCTATTAGCAGTGCTTCCATATCTGTCATCACTGCAGTTGCACCCAGTGTTGTTTTGCCAACTTCTAATACCATAATTGAGTCAAGCACTGTTCCTTCATCTGATCACAGTATAGTAACTTTAAGTAATGTGTTTTTACCAACTTCTAGTGATGTCAGTAATGACAATAGAAACATGGATACAAGTGGTATTGATGACACTAATATAACTCCCATCATCGTTGGACCAGTATTAGCTGTAGTCTGTATTCTTATAGTACTGTCtactgtttgtgtttgtgtcttTTTGTGTCTGAGAAAACAGAGCAAACAAAAGCAGTATGATGTCAATTTGAAAGCAG CAACACATTACCATTTGTTTGAGTTATCCAATCCAAGCTATGAATATATTGATGATAATCAG ACCAAGACAAATGATCATTTACCTGCAACAAGTGacagtattattgtacataatCCAATACCAGTTAGTGATTACGAAATGCCGGCCAAATCATTGGAACGAGCTAGAGCTGCTGGCATGTCTTTCTCATTTCCAAATGACTACAGTGAACCACTGTTTGATAGTCAAGCCACACCAACAGTACCATTTAATGAATATTCTTCTCCTCTGGATACTGTACAGCCATTGCAACCTGCTCGACAGGTTTTTATTCCAAGTACTAGTGTTGTAGGATATTCTGTAGCATTTGTACCACCTTCATGTAACTTGAAGCTGCTGTTAGCTCAAATAAAACAAGCTAATGCTAAAATGGTATCATCAAAGAATATAAG TACAATAAGAGAACTGGGATGTGGAGAATTTGGTGTAGTTACTTTGGCAACATGGTCAGATGATGGCACATCAAAAGAGGTTGCAGTAAAAACTCTTAACCATCATGCTTCTTCAGCAGATAAGATAAAATTCTTCCAAGAGGCTGCCATAATGGCTCAGTTTTTTCATGACAACATCATTAGACTATATGGCATAGTATCAAAAGATCCTGTAATGATTGTGCTGGAGTATGCTAAGAAGGGAGACCTCAGAAATTATTTAATTGAGCTACAACCTGA TACACAGGAAGGTGAAAAGGTTCCAGACACAGTACCCCCACTACTGTTAAAGTTTGCCAGAGAGATTGCAGCAGGAATGAACTATCTTTCAAATAAAAACTTTGTACACCGTGACTTAGCAGCTAGGAATGTATTACTGACTGAACAAGAAGTCTGCAAG ATTGCTGATTTTGGTATGTCAAGAGATCTAGAAGATGACAGTTACTACATCACATCTGGAGGGAAGATCCCTGCCAAATGGACAGCTCCAGAA GTTCTTAATGTACTCAGAAGTGGTTACAGGCTTCCTCCACCATCAGGATGTCCCAAGTTGATATACAAATTAATGATTCGTTGTTG GCACCCACATCCCAAAAGTCGTCCAGCTTCTGTACTAATTGTCAAGTACCTCAATAAACCAGATGAAGAACTGTTACACATCAGTGATGAAGATATTCAACAATGTGGAGAAGCTGCTGTTGGATTGGGAAATACATTATTACATAATTGTGAAGAGCTGTATCATGAATTGCAGTCAGCCTATAAAAATTATAGCTGA